The genomic stretch CCTATGTATTGATGATGGTATTGTATAACAGAATATTCTGGCTGCTTTTACTTGGCGGTATCTGGATATTTTCATTACTATGCGTTCGCAGATATGCGAAAGGTCTACCTGGTTCCCTGATTCATAACAGCAGAAAGGTGTTTTTGCCGATTATGTCCATCGTTATGATCGCAGGTTCTGTCTGCTTATATAACGAACAGCCTTTTATTGATAACAGCCCTCTTGAAATAAATTACGATGCCTATAATAAACTGGTCTATAACGAACAAATACAGCTTAAGAAATATTATGTTCAGATAACGCCGGATGTAAAAAGCGGACAACAGCATGGAATACAGACGCTTCAATTGATAAATGACAGCGGTCAGGAGCAGGTGGGTATGGTATCTGTTAATCCCGGTTACAAAATTCTTAAGATGACTGCCAATTCAAAAGCTATTGATTATACTGATCTTGAAGATGATGATTTAAATCAGAAACAAATCAGCTTTACCCTGCCAAAGGACAAAGAGATAGAGCTTGTTATTGAATATGGAGGTTTTCCTAAGTTATGGAGTATTGAAGAAACCTTTCCCGGACAAACGGAAATTAGCAAGGATTATATATTTCTTGTAAATCAGGATTTTGCTCCCCTTCCAGGCTTTTATGGTGCCGAGGAAACCATTGCGGACATTACAGTGCCTTCCAATCTGATACCTGTTACGGCAGGAGATACCATAGAGGTGCTTCAGGAGAATAAGGATGGTACAACAACCTGGCGAAGCACCGGTGGAGGAATTATCTGGCATCTTTATGCTGCGGAGTATGATGTGAAGCATATTGAAGCTGCTGGAGCCAAGATTGATTTTTATTACAGTGCCAAACATAAAGCTGCTATGGAACGTGTTAAGGTTGATGATACATTAAAGGAAGTATTTGAATATTGCAGTAAGCATTATGGTGCCTTTCCTTTTATAACAGAAGAACATCCCTTTAAGCTGGTAGAACTCACCGCTTATATGGGAGGCGGATTTGCGATGGACGGTATAAGTGTAATGGATGAAAACTGCTTCAGTGAAGAAGGTTTAAAAGACCCACTAAAAGGAGCTTCAGGCAATGAAGTTATGGCACATGAAATCATACATCAGTGGTGGGGCCTTGGAAAGATGTTTCCCTGGGATACTGATAGCGGATGGTCTGGCGAAGGCTTGACGGTTTATACCACCTACCGGTTAATGAAGGAAAAGTATGGTTCGGAGTATGCCAGGAAACATTACGTTGATGTATGGGAAAAGGAAGTTTCAGACTATTATCTAAATTTTTACCACAGAAATCCTGAATACCTGAACAAACTGCCGGAAACTTATCAGGCAAGGATTAAAAACTCAAAAATTACTGTTATGAATTACTGTGAAATTCCACTTAAGATCCTAAAGGCCGAAGGGCTGGTAGGGGGAGAAGAAAAAATGGATCAGATACTGGCTGAAATATTTGGTAATTCGAACCAGCCGGAACTGAGTTATCAAGAGTTTCTTGATGCCTGCGGTCTGACAAAGGAGGACTTAAACCTTGATTAAATTATTTGGATATGAAGCAAAACGGCTGTTGTGGAACAAATTCTATATAATACTTTTTGCAATTACTATATTCAATGGCTGGTATACCTTATTTGGTAATGTAATTATGGGAATTTCGAATACAGCACCTTTCTCACCCTGGAGCTTTGGTTATTATCTGGCGCAGGTAATGCCTGTTCAATTAATCTGTACTTTATTTTTTGTTACCTATATCTATTCGGCGAAAGAAAAAAGTGTCCAGCGGTTAACTCTTGCGACTTCGATGGATACGGTGAAGTTTATGCTGGTCCGCATTACTGTTATCACGATTGGGTATTTGCTTTTATGCATTGGTGTCCTTGTACTTGGTTTCACCTTTTATGCTGTGGTATTTCAGTTAAAGGATTTTTCAGCGTTTCTTCTGCCGGCTCTTGTAGTGCTGATTCCCCCTGTAATATTTGTGCTGGGAATCGGATTAATAGCCGGAAGGTTTCATAACAGTCTGGTTTATGGATTGATGGCAGTAATTTTTATCATCAGTTTTATTGGTTTACCCTATACCGTGGATTTAATAGGCGGAGGTGTCTTCCTGCATTATCCGATTGCTTTGGGTTCGCTGGATCCGGCATTTGCTCTGCCTGTGTCATTTGTACTTGGCAGAATTGGCTATACAGCAATTGGATTGGCATTGATTTGTTATTGCTGTAAAGCTGAAGTTAAAAGAACTTAGAGGGAATATTGCACTTTCTTATAAACCATGTGACTAGTACTGTCTTGTATAATTATTGATTAATATCAGTGTCTTAAACTTTTAGGGAGTATAGGAATGAATATAACCTCAAAGAACTGTAATATTTGATTTGCAATTCCCAAAACTAGCAATTATAATGATAATAACAGGACATATGTTATATTATTTCGTTAAAGGAGAATTGCTGTATGAAGGCTGCACTGCAGGAATTTATTACATATATGACAGAGGTTAAGAATGCAAGTGTAAACACCTGTCTTTCTTACAAAAATGATTTGACCAAGTTAATCAATTACATGTATAAGCAAAACATTACGGAAGAAGATAAAATCAGCGAAACCAGTTTAAATTCCTACGTTCTGACTCTGGAAAAGGAGGGATTGTCACCGGCTACGGTTTCCAGGAATATTGCTTCTATCAAAGCATTTATCTTATATCTTATCAAGCATGGTAAAATGAAGCATGACCCCACAGAGAGAATGAAGTCTCCTAAAATTGAAAAGAAGCCTCATACTTCCCTGTCAACGGAAGAAGTGAGCGGACTATTGGATCAGCCAAATATCAATACCATAAAAGGTATGAGAGATAAGGCCATGCTGGAACTGCTATATGCTACAGGTATCAGGGTAACGGAACTTATATCCATCAAACTGGAGGATCTGAACCTTAAGAACAGATTTCTAAGATGTGCCGGTGCCAAAAAAGAAAGGCTTATTCCTTTTGGAAATATGGCCAAGCATGCTCTTGAGAATTATTTCAGCTTTGGCAGACCGAATCTGGTAGGAAGTGTAAGTACGGATTTTCTCTTTACGAACCTTTCTGGAGAGCCTATGAGCCGTCAGGGATTTTGGAAGCTGCTGAAGAGTTATGGAAAAAATGCCGGAATTACCATGGAAATAACACCGCAGATTCTAAGAAACTCATTTGCTGCACATATGATTGAAAATGGAGCAGATTTAAGAAGCATTCAGGAATTTTTGGGCCATGCGGATATCTCCACTACGCAATTTTATTTACAGAGCGGGGACCGGAAGCTGACGAAAGTATATACAGATACACATCCGAGGGCTTAGCATTCGAAATTGAAAGGTCATATTAAATATAACAATGCAAGAAAATGAAGTATACAGGAATTGTAAGAGAGAAATTATAGGCGCTTTTTCACCAAGGCTTTAACCTTAAGAGTGTTAATCGTGATATGGATTACAGGGGAGTTGCTGTTATGCCATCAATTGATTGGAACAGGGATTCCTGCATATGTAGGATATAAATATAACAAAGGCTGCTGTTTTAAACTTAGCAGGAAGACATTTATTGATTATCTCCCTGTTTATGTGTTAAAACAGTAGCCTTGTGCATTATTATACAATTTTATAACAGAATAGTAAGGGACTGTTAGGAAAGCGGACTAAGTTTAGTCCAGAATTCGTTAAATGTGATCAGCTATTGCATAAATCAGCTTTTCGGATTCAGCCCATCCTAAGCAGGCGTCGGTTATGGATTTTCCGTAGGTGTGTTCTGATACCTTCTGATTACCAGGCTCGATATAGCTTTCGATCATAACACCTTTTACCAGTTTGGAGATATCCGGATTCACGGATCTGCTGTGCAGGATTTCCTTGACAATACGGGGCTGCTCAAAATACAGCTTATTGGAATTGGCATGGTTCGCGTCTATGATGGCAGCGGGATAAGTGAGCTCTCTTT from Anaerocolumna sp. AGMB13020 encodes the following:
- a CDS encoding tyrosine recombinase codes for the protein MKAALQEFITYMTEVKNASVNTCLSYKNDLTKLINYMYKQNITEEDKISETSLNSYVLTLEKEGLSPATVSRNIASIKAFILYLIKHGKMKHDPTERMKSPKIEKKPHTSLSTEEVSGLLDQPNINTIKGMRDKAMLELLYATGIRVTELISIKLEDLNLKNRFLRCAGAKKERLIPFGNMAKHALENYFSFGRPNLVGSVSTDFLFTNLSGEPMSRQGFWKLLKSYGKNAGITMEITPQILRNSFAAHMIENGADLRSIQEFLGHADISTTQFYLQSGDRKLTKVYTDTHPRA